The proteins below come from a single Xyrauchen texanus isolate HMW12.3.18 chromosome 1, RBS_HiC_50CHRs, whole genome shotgun sequence genomic window:
- the tssc4 gene encoding protein TSSC4 — MSVPKCKEKDAPNSLCNRDAIELDEDLSLSDSDPDEPTVHFGRKVEDLSSSSEEEDDALHRQLVPQDSPTFRVMGGSSGFCDRSKDIFAQLDSAAKLTSKQLGEDNILDGMFARPAPPSPPQVAQRKCGIEPEATKKQPQIKKLPDYLAHPERWTHYSLEDIPETSDRKNSQVAHQFIQGLRNSKMSQNAGLETFTPAFNQDQSSSYDNKIVFNKPKSKDQSGNKLDHLRKEEVGLQHLDDRQENEEGEAAPLHHLGSWKNEEKKRKWVPEKEKEEEENKVTRFVFNSGKKVNRKRFRKTLEDDEEGTE; from the coding sequence ATGAGTGTCCCAAAATGCAAAGAAAAGGATGCCCCCAACAGCCTGTGTAATAGAGATGCTATTGAACTTGATGAAGATCTTTCTTTGAGCGACTCTGACCCTGATGAGCCTACGGTACATTTTGGCAGAAAGGTTGAAGATTTGTCATCTTCCtctgaggaggaagatgatgcttTGCATCGTCAGCTTGTTCCTCAAGACAGTCCCACCTTCAGAGTGATGGGTGGAAGCTCTGGTTTCTGTGATCGAAGCAAGGACATCTTTGCACAGTTGGATAGTGCTGCAAAGCTCACCTCTAAACAGCTAGGCGAAGACAACATTCTTGATGGCATGTTTGCTCGTCCTGCTCCACCTTCACCTCCACAAGTAGCTCAAAGAAAGTGTGGTATTGAACCAGAAGCAACCAAAAAACAacctcaaataaaaaaattaccagACTACCTTGCACATCCTGAGCGCTGGACCCACTACAGCCTTGAAGATATCCCTGAAACCAGTGATCGAAAGAATAGCCAAGTGGCTCATCAGTTTATACAAGGTCTTCGAAATAGCAAGATGTCTCAGAATGCCGGGTTGGAGACTTTCACTCCAGCTTTCAATCAGGATCAGAGTAGCAGCTATGACAACAAGATTGTGTTCAATAAACCTAAAAGCAAAGATCAAAGTGGGAACAAACTTGACCATCTTAGGAAGGAAGAGGTTGGACTTCAACACTTGGATGACAGACAAGAGAATGAAGAAGGAGAGGCTGCCCCTCTTCATCACCTCGGCTCATGGAAGAATGAAGAGAAGAAAAGGAAGTGGGTGcctgagaaagagaaagaagaggaagaaaacaAGGTGACCCGTTTTGTCTTCAACAGCGGCAAGAAAGTAAATCGCAAACGCTTCCGTAAAACACTTGAAGATGATGAGGAAGGCACAGAGTGA